The window TGGCGGGAACGGTCGGCGTGGGCCGAGGGGCAGGCGCGATGGTGAACCGGTCGGAGTCAACGGGCCCAGACGCTCTGAGCACTGGCACGCTCTGAGCACCGGCACGCTCTGAGTACTCGGCGGCGGCTCACGTCACCGCACCCCCGGCCGGGACTCCTGATGGCGATGGATGGCATGGTCTTCCTGGCCCGCTGTCGGCGGCCTGCCCGCCGGGCGCCACTGGATCGGCGCCGCCTGCCGGGCGCGGGCAGGAGGAGGCGGATCGGGATGAGCACGCGGGTGCCTGTGATCGCACTCACCGGGTACCTGGGCGCGGGCAAGACGACGGTGCTCAACCGTCTGCTCCAGACGCCGGGGGCACGGCTCGGGGTAGTGGTCAACGACTTCGGAGCGATCAACGTCGATGCCGCGCTCGTCACCGGTCAGGTGGACCAGCCGGCCTCGATCGCGGGCGGCTGCCTGTGCTGCCTGCCGGACACGGACGGCCTGGACCAGGCCCTGGAGAAGCTGACCCATCCCCGCTTGCGGCTGGACGCGGTGATCGTGGAGGCCAGCGGCGTGGCCGACCCGCCGGCCCTGGCGAGGCTCATCCGGTTCAGCGCCGTGGACCGCGTCCGACCCGGCGGCCTCGTCGACGTGGTCGACGCCGCCTCGTACTTCGACACCGTCGACCGCGGTGGGCTGCCGCCAGCCCGGTTCGCGTCGGCCACCCTCGTTCTGATCAACAAGACGGACCGGATTCCGCCGGAACACCGGGCCGAGACGGTGGCGCGGATCTCCAGCCGGGTACGCGAGAGCAACCCGCGGGCGCACCTCGTCGAGACGACGCACGGCCGCATCGACCCGGTACTCGTGTTCGACGCCGCCAGCCCGCACGACCCGGTCGACGAGCTTCCCCTCGCGGCCCTGTCCAGGCACGAGCATGACCACGATGACGAGCCGCACCCGCGCGTCGACGCGGTCACCGTTCCCGCCACCGGCCCGGTCGATCCCGGCCTGCTGGTCGACCTGATCGAGGACCCGCCCGCGAACGTCTACCGCCTCAAGGGCACCGTGACCGTGAACACGGGGCCAAGTACGCGCGGTTATGTGGTCAACATCGTCGGCCGGCAGGTCCACGTCGCGACGAGGCCCGTGACGGAAGGTCCCGACGGTCTGGTCGCCATCGGCATGCATCTCGACGTGCCCACCGTCCGCGCCCGGCTCGAGGCGGCGCTCCAGCCTCGCTTCGAGCGTCCCGCCGCGGACGGGATACGCCGCCTCGCCAGGCTCCGACGCCTGAGCCCCTGAGCACGCCTGAGCCCTGAGGGGCGGGTCCCGCCCCCGGAGCGGGTCCTCCCCTGGGGCGGAACCCGCTCCCGTGGAGGCGAGGCGGCGGCGGTCAGCCGTGGTCGACGGTGATGTTGCCGTCGGCGACGTCGACGTCGATCGTGACCGCCGGGCCCGTGGCGCCGGTCGGCGGCAGGATCGTCTGGCCGGTTCCGACGCCGCGCCGCCGCTCGCCCCAGCCACGATCGTCGTCGGTGAAGGAGCCGGCACCGTCGACCGTGACGTCGCCCAGGCGCACGTCGGCCCTGACGGTCGCGTTCATCGTCGCCGGCAGGAGCACCCGGACCTGCCCCGCGCCGAGGGTGACGTGGATGTCCTGGGCCACCTCCGGGGTGAGGCGGCGCAGGTCGAGCACGCTCTGGCCGAAGGCGAGCCGGTAGTCGCCGCGCAGGTCGGCGGCCGTGGCCGGCGTCCAGACCCGCTGCCCGACCCCGTCGTTCAGGCTCGCGTGCGTGCCGCCGAACGCCGCGGTGCCGAGCGCCGCGACCAGCAGCAGCGGGAGCAGCGACCACGGGGTGCGGCGCAGCACCGCCCCGAGCAGCAACGCGACCAGGGCGATCCCGCCGATGACCCAGAAGTAGACCGGCAGCCAGATCCCCACCAGGGCGTCGGTCACGCCGAGGACGGTCAGCGTCGCCGCCAGCGTCGTGAACGCGGCCACCCGCAGCGGCCAGGATCGCCGCCGCCGTGCGCGCGCCGCCTGCCGGGCCTCCCCCAGCCAGGCCCGCGCCTCGGTGGCCCAGGCGGGCGGCGCCGCCGTCGGACCCTTGTCGAGGCGCACCGCCGGTGCCTCGGCCGAGCCCGACGCCTCGCCCGCGGCCGAGGACCCGGACGGCGCCGTCGGCACGGGACGGCGCCAGCCGCCGTCCCTCGACCCGAACAGCAGCAACGGCACGAGGACCAGCGCGAGCAGCGGCCACGGCGGGTGCGGCGACCACCAGCTGAAGGCGACAGCCCACAGCAGGAGGCAACCGACCGCGGCCACCAGCCACGGCGGGATGTGGTGCCGGCGCAGGCCGTCGACCCAGCCGTCGACGGGCGCGTGCTCGGTGCCCTCGACCGGGATGACCGCCCACGCGACCGCGTAGGCCAGCGCGCCGGCGCCGCCGAAGAACGCGGCCACGGCGAACAGGACTCGGAACAGCACCGGGTCGACGCCGGCGTACTCGCCAAGCCCACCGGCGACGCCGGCGCCGACCCGGTCGGTGGCGCTGCGGCGCAGCCGGCGCGGGGGTGCGGGTGGGGGTGGGGATGGGGCGGGCGGTGCGGCGGGCGGGGCCGCCGGGGTCTCGGGATCTGTGCTCATAGTGGCTATACGGTGCTGGCGGCGCGGCGCCAGCGCATCCGGCGAACCCCTGATTTCGACCCTGAGCCCACGGCTCAGGGTAGCTCCCGATACCGGATGGCGGCCGGAACCGGAATCATGGCCCTGTGACCCGGACCGTGCCCGCCACCCGCGTTCTCTACCGGCGTCCGGATGTGGGCTGGGCCGGCGGGGTCGTCGCGGGGATCGCCCTGCATACGGGTCTGCGGCGCCGGATGGTGGCGCTGGCGTTCCTCGTGCTGGCGGCCAGCGGCGGCCTCGGCATCGCGCTCTACGCGGCCTACTGGATCGTGTTGCCGACGCCCGAGGGCATCCGGCGCTCGCGCCTGCCGCGTCCCGTCGAGTTCGCGCTGCTCGCCGTGGTCGTGCTCGCGGCGACCGGTCTGGTCGCCACCAGGGTCGCCGGCGGCACACTGTTCGTGCCGACCCTGCTCGCCTGCCTCGGCGGCGCGACGATCTGGCGTCAGGCGGCCGGACCGGACCGCGAACGCTGGCTGCGGGCCTCGCGCAGCACGGTGGGCGCGCCGTTCGCCGACCGGATGGGCCGGCTGCGCCTCGTCGTCGGGGCCGCCCTGGTGGTCGCCGGGGGTGTCCTCGTGCTGCACCGGGCGAACGTGAACACCCTGCGGGACGGGCTGTGGGCGATGGGCGTCACGGCGGTCGGCCTGGCGCTCGTCGGCGGGCCCTGGTGGATCCGGCTGACGTCCCAGCTCGGCG of the Pseudofrankia saprophytica genome contains:
- a CDS encoding CobW family GTP-binding protein, with the translated sequence MSTRVPVIALTGYLGAGKTTVLNRLLQTPGARLGVVVNDFGAINVDAALVTGQVDQPASIAGGCLCCLPDTDGLDQALEKLTHPRLRLDAVIVEASGVADPPALARLIRFSAVDRVRPGGLVDVVDAASYFDTVDRGGLPPARFASATLVLINKTDRIPPEHRAETVARISSRVRESNPRAHLVETTHGRIDPVLVFDAASPHDPVDELPLAALSRHEHDHDDEPHPRVDAVTVPATGPVDPGLLVDLIEDPPANVYRLKGTVTVNTGPSTRGYVVNIVGRQVHVATRPVTEGPDGLVAIGMHLDVPTVRARLEAALQPRFERPAADGIRRLARLRRLSP
- a CDS encoding PspC domain-containing protein; the encoded protein is MSTDPETPAAPPAAPPAPSPPPPAPPRRLRRSATDRVGAGVAGGLGEYAGVDPVLFRVLFAVAAFFGGAGALAYAVAWAVIPVEGTEHAPVDGWVDGLRRHHIPPWLVAAVGCLLLWAVAFSWWSPHPPWPLLALVLVPLLLFGSRDGGWRRPVPTAPSGSSAAGEASGSAEAPAVRLDKGPTAAPPAWATEARAWLGEARQAARARRRRSWPLRVAAFTTLAATLTVLGVTDALVGIWLPVYFWVIGGIALVALLLGAVLRRTPWSLLPLLLVAALGTAAFGGTHASLNDGVGQRVWTPATAADLRGDYRLAFGQSVLDLRRLTPEVAQDIHVTLGAGQVRVLLPATMNATVRADVRLGDVTVDGAGSFTDDDRGWGERRRGVGTGQTILPPTGATGPAVTIDVDVADGNITVDHG
- a CDS encoding ATP-binding protein, with the protein product MTRTVPATRVLYRRPDVGWAGGVVAGIALHTGLRRRMVALAFLVLAASGGLGIALYAAYWIVLPTPEGIRRSRLPRPVEFALLAVVVLAATGLVATRVAGGTLFVPTLLACLGGATIWRQAAGPDRERWLRASRSTVGAPFADRMGRLRLVVGAALVVAGGVLVLHRANVNTLRDGLWAMGVTAVGLALVGGPWWIRLTSQLGAERAERIRGQERADIAAHLHDSVLQTLALIQRNAESPREVTRLARGQERELRGLLYGTRAAGGQLSAELRTAAAEVEDAYAVKVDVVVVGDLVLDDALAAACAAAREAMVNAARHSGATDVSLYAEVEADAVSVFVRDRGIGFEPDAVAEDRQGVRGSIIGRVERHGGTVSIRSSPGGGTEVAIRMRR